The Streptomyces kanamyceticus genome window below encodes:
- a CDS encoding activator-dependent family glycosyltransferase, with protein sequence MRILFTTFAARSHMYAQVPLAWALRSAGHDVRIAGQPDLADDITRTGLTAVPLGQPLDQAADAATIDDRALEPETAADPHAVDMTTWTEILDIAETSPDRLTPDYTQGVFAAYAPLIFRYFSWEMTDDLVDYARWWQPDLIIWDTLTYAGPIAALASGAAHARLLFGLDLVGGMRRHHLAGLRNRPEVLRDDPMSEWLGWALADHGLSFTEEVVTGQWTIDPVPDSLALPTDGLRVPVRYVPYNGPSVLPEWLLEPPKRPRVCVTFGVSNQEVFGRDRSSVGDIIRTVATLDIEVVAALHPAQVAKLGGDVPDNVRVVNFVPLDALLPTCAAVISHGGAGTSQTALAHGVPQIFLPCMIWDSERKAQRMEEYGAALRVADVDDVSAAELRALLVRILEDPSFAERAARLRDEVIATPAPGDIVPVLERLTALHRRPSPLAVR encoded by the coding sequence ATGCGGATCCTGTTCACGACGTTCGCGGCACGGTCGCACATGTACGCCCAGGTGCCGCTGGCCTGGGCGCTTCGCTCGGCGGGGCACGACGTCCGGATCGCCGGGCAGCCCGACCTGGCCGACGACATCACCCGTACGGGACTGACCGCCGTTCCCCTCGGCCAGCCGCTCGACCAGGCCGCGGACGCGGCCACCATCGACGACCGGGCGCTCGAACCGGAGACCGCCGCCGACCCGCACGCGGTCGACATGACGACCTGGACCGAGATCCTCGACATCGCCGAGACCTCCCCGGACCGGCTCACCCCCGACTACACCCAGGGCGTGTTCGCCGCCTACGCCCCGCTCATCTTCCGGTACTTCTCCTGGGAGATGACCGATGACCTGGTCGATTACGCCCGCTGGTGGCAGCCCGACCTGATCATCTGGGACACCCTCACCTACGCGGGACCGATCGCCGCGCTCGCCTCCGGCGCCGCGCACGCCCGGCTCCTCTTCGGCCTCGACCTCGTCGGCGGCATGCGGCGCCACCATCTGGCGGGGCTGCGGAACCGGCCCGAAGTGCTGCGGGACGACCCGATGTCCGAGTGGCTCGGCTGGGCCCTCGCCGACCACGGCCTGTCCTTCACCGAGGAGGTCGTGACCGGGCAGTGGACCATCGACCCGGTGCCCGACTCGCTCGCCCTGCCGACCGACGGACTGCGCGTACCCGTGCGGTACGTCCCGTACAACGGGCCCTCCGTGCTGCCCGAATGGCTGCTCGAGCCCCCGAAGCGGCCCCGGGTCTGCGTCACCTTCGGCGTCTCCAACCAGGAAGTGTTCGGACGCGACCGGTCCTCCGTCGGCGACATCATCCGGACCGTCGCCACGCTCGACATCGAGGTCGTCGCCGCCCTGCACCCGGCGCAGGTGGCCAAACTCGGCGGGGACGTCCCCGACAACGTACGCGTGGTGAACTTCGTCCCCCTCGACGCCCTGCTGCCCACGTGCGCGGCCGTCATCAGCCACGGCGGCGCCGGTACTTCGCAGACCGCGCTCGCCCACGGGGTCCCGCAGATCTTCCTGCCCTGCATGATCTGGGACAGCGAGCGCAAGGCGCAGCGCATGGAGGAGTACGGAGCCGCGCTCCGGGTCGCCGACGTGGACGACGTCTCCGCCGCCGAACTGCGCGCCCTGCTCGTACGGATCCTGGAGGACCCCTCCTTCGCCGAGCGGGCCGCTCGGCTGCGCGACGAGGTCATCGCCACCCCGGCGCCCGGTGACATCGTGCCCGTGCTGGAGCGCCTGACGGCCCTGCACAGGCGCCCCAGCCCGCTGGCCGTCAGGTGA
- a CDS encoding Gfo/Idh/MocA family protein → MRDARHGPVRVGVLGCADIALRRMLPVLAAEACVELVAVASRDADKAARTAARFGCDGARGYDALLRRDDVDAVYIPLPPALHRHWITEALGAGKHVLCEKPLSTSYDDTLELLKLARSRQLVLAENFMFPHHSQHRAVRELLQEDVVGTVQVFSSSFGVPPLDPAGFRYRPDLGGGALLDTGVYPLLAAQLYLGGELEALGATLRIDERTGVDVAGTALLSAADGTAAQVSFGFDHSYRAHYALWGTRGRLTVERAFTPPEQLRPPVRIQQQDRVTELTLAPDHQVRNSVRAFAEAVVSGPLGPAEEELTLRQARLVEDIRLKARRFSHRPGPVWNAPDRTHQR, encoded by the coding sequence GTGAGGGACGCCCGCCACGGCCCCGTGCGCGTCGGCGTGCTCGGGTGTGCCGACATCGCGCTGCGCCGGATGCTGCCGGTCCTGGCGGCGGAGGCGTGCGTCGAGCTGGTGGCGGTGGCGAGCCGGGACGCGGACAAGGCGGCCAGGACCGCGGCCCGGTTCGGGTGCGACGGCGCCCGCGGCTACGACGCGCTGCTGCGGCGGGACGACGTCGACGCGGTGTACATCCCGCTGCCGCCCGCCCTGCACCGCCACTGGATCACCGAGGCGCTGGGGGCCGGAAAGCACGTGCTGTGCGAGAAGCCGCTGAGCACCTCCTACGACGACACCCTGGAGCTCCTGAAGCTGGCGCGCTCGCGGCAGTTGGTGCTCGCCGAGAACTTCATGTTCCCGCACCACTCCCAGCATCGGGCGGTGCGGGAGCTGCTCCAGGAGGACGTGGTGGGGACCGTGCAGGTCTTCTCCAGTTCGTTCGGGGTGCCGCCGCTCGATCCGGCCGGATTCCGCTACCGGCCGGATCTCGGCGGCGGCGCGCTGCTCGACACGGGGGTGTATCCGCTCCTCGCCGCGCAGCTGTACCTGGGCGGCGAGCTGGAGGCGCTGGGGGCGACCCTGCGCATCGACGAGCGAACAGGCGTCGACGTGGCGGGCACCGCGCTGCTCTCGGCGGCGGACGGTACCGCGGCACAGGTGTCGTTCGGTTTCGACCACTCCTACCGGGCGCACTACGCGCTCTGGGGAACCCGGGGCCGCCTCACGGTCGAGCGGGCGTTCACCCCTCCCGAGCAGCTCAGGCCGCCGGTGCGGATCCAGCAGCAGGACCGGGTCACCGAGTTGACCCTGGCCCCGGACCATCAGGTCCGCAACTCCGTGCGGGCGTTCGCCGAGGCCGTCGTCTCGGGTCCCCTCGGGCCCGCGGAGGAAGAGCTGACGCTACGTCAGGCCCGCCTCGTCGAGGACATTCGGCTCAAGGCCCGTCGGTTCAGCCACCGGCCGGGCCCGGTGTGGAACGCACCGGACAGGACGCATCAGAGATGA
- a CDS encoding TetR/AcrR family transcriptional regulator, producing the protein MSSASVESGTRGRTRRAILGAAAEVLARDRAATLADIAKAAEVGRSTLHRYFPDRDVLVKAAVADAYLVIQQSIQDASVDEGPPVEALRRLVAAMVDTGDRLLFLYGDSSVLEGFEAGDEEAGAGPDSVAQMMTDLIKRGQAAGVFDPSVAVQWIQDTVWALVYTGCDSASRGVLPRHGVAAAVIRMLENGIRVQSRGDGEAQ; encoded by the coding sequence ATGAGTAGCGCATCTGTGGAGTCCGGAACGCGTGGTCGTACGCGTCGCGCCATCCTTGGGGCGGCCGCCGAAGTGCTCGCCAGGGACCGCGCCGCGACACTCGCCGACATCGCCAAGGCCGCGGAGGTCGGACGCAGCACGCTGCACCGCTACTTCCCCGACAGGGACGTCCTGGTCAAGGCGGCCGTGGCCGACGCCTACCTGGTGATCCAGCAGTCGATCCAGGACGCGTCGGTGGACGAGGGCCCGCCCGTGGAGGCCCTGCGCCGACTGGTCGCGGCGATGGTGGACACGGGCGACCGCCTGCTGTTCCTGTACGGCGACTCCAGCGTGCTCGAAGGCTTCGAGGCGGGCGACGAGGAGGCGGGAGCCGGGCCGGATTCCGTGGCGCAGATGATGACCGACCTGATCAAGCGCGGCCAGGCGGCGGGGGTGTTCGACCCGAGCGTCGCCGTGCAGTGGATCCAGGACACGGTGTGGGCCCTGGTCTACACCGGCTGTGACTCGGCGAGCCGCGGCGTGCTGCCGCGGCACGGAGTCGCCGCCGCGGTCATCCGCATGCTCGAGAACGGTATCCGTGTACAGAGTCGAGGGGACGGTGAAGCGCAGTGA
- the rfbB gene encoding dTDP-glucose 4,6-dehydratase → MGTLMVTGGAGFIGSHFIRHWRGTHPGDRVIVVDALTYAGNTANLDDVWDDIVFEKASIDDLAAMERVLRTHHVDVIVNFAAESHNSYALLEPGQFFRTNVMGTQTLLEAARRVGLARFHHVSTCEVYGDLALEATELFTESTPYRPRTPYNASKAGADHAVRAYHHTFGLPITISNCANNYGSHQFPEKVVPAFTTAALDGKPLQLYAQTENRREWIHVVDHCRAIEAVLERGEVGRTYHVGTGDEASIEQIADLVLDELGLPASMKTIVADRPGHDRRYVLDWSTLRDELGWRPRVPFEEGMRQTVRWYAERRDWWEPLLDRAPVNEGDWGGVREAG, encoded by the coding sequence ATGGGTACCCTCATGGTCACCGGCGGGGCCGGATTCATCGGATCGCACTTCATCAGGCATTGGCGCGGTACCCATCCAGGGGACCGCGTCATTGTCGTGGACGCGCTGACGTACGCGGGAAACACAGCCAATCTCGACGACGTCTGGGACGACATCGTCTTCGAAAAGGCGAGCATCGACGACCTCGCGGCGATGGAGCGCGTCCTGCGCACCCACCACGTCGACGTGATCGTCAACTTCGCCGCGGAGTCCCACAATTCGTACGCCCTGCTGGAGCCGGGCCAGTTCTTCCGTACGAATGTGATGGGCACCCAGACCCTTCTGGAGGCCGCCCGACGCGTCGGCCTCGCACGCTTCCACCACGTGTCCACCTGCGAGGTCTACGGAGACCTCGCCCTCGAGGCCACCGAACTCTTCACCGAATCGACCCCCTACCGCCCGCGCACCCCGTACAACGCGAGCAAGGCGGGCGCCGACCACGCGGTGCGCGCCTATCACCACACCTTCGGGCTGCCGATCACCATCTCCAACTGCGCCAACAACTACGGCTCCCACCAGTTCCCCGAAAAGGTCGTCCCCGCCTTCACCACGGCTGCGCTCGACGGAAAGCCGCTCCAGCTGTACGCGCAGACGGAGAACCGGCGCGAGTGGATCCACGTCGTCGACCACTGCCGCGCCATCGAGGCGGTCCTGGAACGCGGCGAGGTCGGCCGCACCTACCACGTCGGCACCGGGGACGAGGCGTCCATCGAGCAGATCGCCGACCTGGTCCTCGACGAACTCGGCCTGCCCGCCTCGATGAAGACGATCGTGGCGGACCGGCCAGGACACGACCGCAGGTACGTCCTGGACTGGAGCACCCTCCGCGACGAGCTGGGCTGGCGGCCGCGCGTACCCTTCGAGGAGGGCATGCGGCAGACCGTGCGCTGGTATGCCGAGCGGCGCGACTGGTGGGAGCCGCTGCTCGACCGCGCACCCGTCAACGAGGGCGACTGGGGCGGCGTACGGGAGGCGGGGTGA
- a CDS encoding ABC transporter ATP-binding protein, which produces MNVEDTTVAATSPPEKPPKRFSNLRVLWSFVRPHRWTLLTAFVLTAITTGTTLATPMATKGILDGLADDSPLARSIWILVGLLAIGSVVGWIRLIMLGRLAEQIVLDARVGMVERLLHVPIGGLGRRSPGELVTRVTSDTLLLREAASSTALEFFGAVVMVVGSLALMASLDWVLLLVMFVTIVVIAGVIGLVMRPLAAAQREAQAAIGRLGGVLEGAMRAIRTVKASRAERWESDRILDEARESFRQRMRAVRIEALTWTLTGVGFQGAILAILGVGAWRVSLGELTVSGLVAFLLYAFLIVDPMTQLSQSVSLLQSGLAAASRIREIHELPVEDTRAVPARSLAPVTGGASPVLAFHDVHARYGPGAPRALNGVRLDIARRGHTAIVGPSGAGKTTMFSLMLRFLEAENGVISLDGVPLDQYVLADLRERIVYVEQDTPLVSGTLRQNLLYTHPDTDEEALWAVLRDVRLDDRVRTLEQGLDTPLDGSVISGGERQRIALARALVGEPEILLLDEATAQLDGLTETAIHDAVERVAARGAVITIAHRLSTVVDADQILVMEDGLCRATGTHDELLVTDDLYRDLVAALRIATITQDREKEDSAVTG; this is translated from the coding sequence GTGAACGTGGAGGACACGACGGTGGCGGCGACCTCGCCACCCGAGAAGCCGCCGAAGCGCTTCTCCAACCTGCGGGTGCTCTGGTCGTTCGTACGCCCGCACCGGTGGACTTTGCTGACAGCCTTCGTACTGACCGCCATCACCACCGGCACCACACTGGCCACCCCGATGGCCACCAAGGGGATCCTGGACGGACTCGCCGACGACTCCCCCCTCGCCCGGTCCATCTGGATCCTGGTCGGCCTGCTCGCCATCGGCTCGGTCGTGGGCTGGATCCGGCTGATCATGCTCGGCAGGCTGGCCGAGCAGATCGTCCTCGACGCCCGCGTCGGCATGGTGGAGCGGCTGCTGCACGTGCCGATCGGGGGCCTCGGCCGCCGCTCCCCCGGCGAACTCGTCACCCGCGTCACCTCCGACACCCTGCTGCTGCGGGAGGCCGCCTCCTCCACCGCGCTCGAATTCTTCGGCGCGGTGGTCATGGTCGTCGGCTCGCTGGCGCTGATGGCCTCCCTCGACTGGGTCCTGCTCCTGGTCATGTTCGTCACGATCGTCGTGATCGCCGGGGTGATCGGCCTGGTCATGCGCCCGCTCGCGGCGGCGCAGCGGGAGGCGCAGGCCGCGATCGGGCGGCTCGGCGGCGTTCTCGAGGGCGCCATGCGCGCCATCCGCACGGTGAAGGCGAGCCGGGCCGAGCGGTGGGAGAGCGACCGCATCCTCGACGAGGCGCGGGAATCCTTCCGCCAGCGGATGCGGGCGGTCCGGATCGAGGCCCTCACCTGGACGCTGACCGGTGTCGGCTTCCAGGGCGCGATCCTGGCGATCCTCGGTGTCGGCGCCTGGCGGGTGAGCCTCGGCGAGCTGACCGTGTCGGGCCTCGTCGCCTTCCTGCTGTACGCCTTCCTGATCGTCGACCCGATGACCCAGCTCAGCCAGTCGGTCTCGCTGCTCCAGTCCGGTCTCGCCGCCGCGTCCAGGATCCGGGAGATCCACGAACTGCCCGTCGAGGACACCCGGGCGGTCCCCGCGCGGTCCCTGGCCCCCGTGACCGGCGGTGCCTCGCCGGTGCTCGCCTTCCACGACGTCCACGCCCGGTACGGTCCTGGCGCGCCCCGCGCGCTGAACGGGGTCCGCCTGGACATCGCACGGCGCGGCCACACCGCGATCGTCGGCCCCTCCGGCGCCGGAAAGACCACGATGTTCTCGCTCATGCTCCGCTTCCTGGAGGCGGAGAACGGGGTCATCTCGCTCGACGGCGTACCGCTGGACCAGTACGTCCTCGCCGACCTGCGCGAACGGATCGTCTACGTCGAGCAGGACACCCCCCTCGTCTCGGGCACCCTGCGGCAGAACCTGCTCTACACCCACCCCGACACTGACGAGGAGGCGCTGTGGGCGGTCCTGCGGGACGTCCGCCTCGACGACCGCGTCCGCACCCTGGAGCAGGGCCTCGACACCCCGCTCGACGGCTCGGTGATATCCGGCGGCGAGCGGCAGCGCATCGCGCTGGCGCGGGCCCTGGTCGGCGAGCCGGAGATCCTCCTCCTCGACGAGGCGACCGCTCAGCTCGACGGCCTGACCGAGACCGCGATCCACGACGCGGTCGAGCGCGTGGCCGCCAGGGGCGCCGTGATCACCATCGCGCACCGGCTCTCCACCGTCGTGGACGCCGACCAGATCCTCGTCATGGAGGACGGTCTGTGCCGGGCCACCGGTACGCACGACGAACTGCTCGTCACCGACGACCTGTACCGGGACCTGGTGGCGGCGCTGCGCATCGCGACGATCACCCAGGACCGGGAGAAGGAGGACTCGGCCGTGACGGGCTGA
- the rfbA gene encoding glucose-1-phosphate thymidylyltransferase RfbA yields MKGIILAGGAGTRLYPITLAVSKQLIPIGDKPMIYYPLSVLMLADVREILLIATPEDLPQFQRLLGDGAHLGLRIEYAEQARPGGLAEAFIIGADHIGTEPVVLVLGDNIFHGHRFSDVLAGHAGHVDGCVLFGYAVHDPQRYGVGEADPEGRLVSIEEKPVHPRSNRAITGLYFYDNDVVNIAKNITPSPRGELEISDVNRVYLERGKAQLVDLGRGFAWLDTGTPESLQEAAQYVSTLEHRQGIRIACVEEIALRMGFIDADACHALGKAIGKSDYGKYVMSIAREFHD; encoded by the coding sequence ATGAAGGGCATCATTCTGGCCGGCGGGGCGGGTACCCGGCTGTACCCGATCACCTTGGCGGTGTCGAAGCAGCTCATCCCGATCGGCGACAAGCCGATGATCTACTACCCCCTGTCGGTGCTGATGCTGGCCGACGTCCGGGAGATCCTGCTCATCGCCACCCCCGAGGACCTGCCCCAGTTCCAGCGGCTGCTCGGGGACGGCGCGCATCTCGGCCTGCGGATCGAGTACGCCGAGCAGGCCCGTCCCGGCGGTCTCGCCGAGGCGTTCATCATCGGCGCGGACCACATCGGCACGGAGCCGGTGGTGCTTGTGCTCGGCGACAACATCTTCCACGGCCACCGCTTCTCTGACGTCCTGGCCGGGCACGCGGGACACGTCGACGGCTGTGTGCTGTTCGGATACGCCGTGCACGATCCGCAGCGGTACGGGGTGGGTGAGGCGGACCCCGAGGGCCGGTTGGTCTCCATCGAGGAGAAGCCGGTCCACCCGCGCTCCAACCGCGCCATCACGGGCCTCTACTTCTACGACAACGACGTGGTCAACATCGCCAAGAACATCACCCCTTCCCCCCGGGGAGAGCTGGAGATCAGCGATGTGAACCGGGTCTACCTGGAGCGCGGCAAGGCCCAACTCGTGGATCTGGGGCGGGGGTTCGCCTGGCTGGACACCGGCACTCCCGAGTCGCTGCAGGAGGCGGCCCAGTACGTGAGCACGCTGGAACACCGGCAGGGGATACGGATCGCCTGCGTGGAGGAGATCGCCCTGCGGATGGGGTTCATCGACGCGGACGCCTGCCATGCCCTGGGGAAGGCCATCGGAAAGTCGGACTACGGCAAGTACGTGATGTCCATCGCGCGGGAGTTCCACGACTGA
- a CDS encoding ester cyclase — MSHQIDAVRRVINAFNTGEADDAGEYLHEEYLNPATQEHGIPPGPAGFGMIVKWVRMTFSDEAHLEEVRIEEKGEWVRAYLVLYGRHVGNLVGFAPTGRKFAGEQVHLFRFVDGKIRDHRDWPEFQSTLRQLGEPWPEAGGWRP; from the coding sequence ATGAGCCATCAAATAGATGCCGTACGACGAGTGATCAACGCCTTCAACACCGGAGAGGCCGACGACGCGGGCGAGTACCTCCACGAGGAGTACCTGAACCCGGCCACGCAGGAGCACGGCATTCCGCCGGGCCCCGCCGGGTTCGGCATGATCGTCAAGTGGGTGCGGATGACCTTCTCCGACGAGGCCCACCTCGAAGAGGTCAGGATCGAGGAGAAGGGCGAGTGGGTCCGCGCCTACCTGGTGCTCTACGGACGGCACGTCGGAAACCTCGTCGGCTTCGCCCCCACCGGCCGTAAGTTCGCGGGCGAGCAGGTCCACCTCTTCCGCTTCGTCGACGGGAAGATCCGGGACCACCGGGACTGGCCGGAGTTCCAGAGCACCTTGCGCCAGCTCGGCGAGCCGTGGCCGGAGGCGGGCGGCTGGCGCCCGTAG
- a CDS encoding SDR family oxidoreductase, whose product MTDHQPGDGVTFVNTFTLSAPPEEFEAAFARTSQFMARQPGFREHTLVRGTKDPTRYVNIARWDDAASLQRAVGQPEFQAHAAALGELSSSDPQLYTPVRTVRPAPSGHSPVVVVTGGGTGIGRATARAFAGQGARVLVVGRTESSLAETAEGHDGIRTAVADLTAPGAADEVVERALAAFGRIDVLVNNAAVSLHGGLADHTRKDDETQIATNLLAPISLTRAALDALEASGGTVVNVSTSGSLGLRTWPGAGVFGASKVALDFLTRTWAVELAPRGVRVVGLAPGVVNSGIGVRSGMSAEQYDGFLDQMGDKAPAGRVGTPEEIAWWITQLARDEAAYANGVVVPVDGGLSLT is encoded by the coding sequence ATGACCGATCACCAGCCCGGCGACGGGGTCACCTTCGTCAACACCTTCACGCTCTCGGCCCCGCCGGAGGAATTCGAGGCGGCCTTCGCCCGGACCTCGCAGTTCATGGCCCGGCAGCCGGGTTTCCGGGAGCACACGCTCGTCCGGGGCACCAAGGACCCGACGCGTTACGTCAACATCGCCCGCTGGGACGACGCCGCCTCGCTCCAACGGGCCGTAGGACAGCCGGAGTTCCAGGCACACGCGGCCGCCCTGGGCGAGCTGAGCAGCAGTGATCCGCAGCTCTACACACCGGTCCGCACGGTGCGCCCCGCACCGTCCGGGCACTCCCCCGTGGTGGTGGTCACCGGCGGCGGCACCGGCATCGGCCGGGCCACCGCACGCGCCTTCGCCGGGCAGGGCGCTCGCGTTCTGGTCGTGGGGCGCACGGAGTCGAGCCTGGCCGAGACCGCAGAGGGACACGACGGCATCAGGACCGCGGTGGCCGATCTGACCGCCCCCGGTGCGGCCGATGAGGTCGTGGAGCGGGCCCTTGCCGCCTTCGGCCGGATCGACGTCCTGGTCAACAACGCGGCCGTGTCCCTGCACGGGGGCCTGGCCGACCACACCCGCAAGGACGACGAGACACAGATCGCGACGAACCTGCTGGCGCCGATCTCCCTGACGCGCGCGGCCCTGGACGCGCTGGAGGCGAGCGGCGGCACCGTCGTCAACGTCAGCACCTCGGGCTCGCTGGGGCTGCGGACCTGGCCGGGCGCGGGCGTCTTCGGCGCGAGCAAGGTGGCCCTGGACTTCCTCACCCGCACCTGGGCCGTGGAGCTGGCGCCGCGCGGGGTGCGGGTGGTGGGTCTTGCCCCGGGGGTCGTGAACAGCGGCATCGGGGTGCGGAGCGGCATGTCCGCGGAGCAGTACGACGGGTTCCTCGACCAGATGGGCGACAAGGCCCCGGCGGGCCGGGTGGGGACGCCCGAGGAGATCGCCTGGTGGATCACGCAGTTGGCGCGGGACGAGGCCGCCTACGCCAACGGCGTGGTGGTGCCGGTGGACGGCGGGCTCTCGCTCACCTGA
- a CDS encoding SDR family oxidoreductase has product MTILVTGATGNVGRRVVGELLRAGEDVRALTRRPDSAGLPAGVEVVAGDMARPQTLRDALTGVERMFLFPVLEAAQEVIDLAVKAGVRRIVLLSSATVTAGWDTEYHLPVERAVEASGVEWTHVRPGEFAVNSLHMWGPSVRARRTVVEPYPDRVGIPIHEWDIADVAAAALVEEGHVGTAYTLSGPGPVTPREQVAAIAEAIGEEIRIETVTPAEARAFYHEQGGWAAANVDFLFGYEDYSGVESDPDEPGDADEPEQAEPETAPGTVTADAVTGRAPRSYLTWAHDHADDFR; this is encoded by the coding sequence GTGACGATCTTGGTGACCGGCGCGACGGGGAACGTGGGCCGACGGGTGGTCGGGGAATTACTGAGGGCCGGTGAGGACGTCAGGGCGCTGACCCGCAGGCCGGACAGCGCGGGGCTGCCCGCCGGGGTGGAGGTCGTCGCGGGCGACATGGCGCGTCCGCAGACGCTGCGGGACGCCCTGACGGGAGTGGAGAGGATGTTCCTCTTCCCCGTCCTCGAAGCCGCCCAGGAAGTGATCGACCTGGCCGTGAAGGCAGGGGTGCGCAGGATCGTGCTGCTCTCCTCCGCCACCGTCACCGCGGGCTGGGACACCGAGTACCACCTGCCCGTCGAGCGGGCCGTGGAGGCGTCCGGCGTGGAGTGGACCCATGTCAGGCCCGGCGAGTTCGCGGTCAACTCCCTGCACATGTGGGGCCCTTCGGTCCGTGCGCGCCGCACCGTCGTCGAGCCGTACCCCGACCGCGTCGGCATCCCGATCCACGAGTGGGACATCGCCGACGTCGCGGCCGCCGCGCTCGTCGAGGAGGGGCACGTCGGCACCGCGTACACCCTGTCGGGGCCGGGTCCTGTCACTCCCCGCGAGCAGGTGGCCGCGATCGCCGAGGCCATCGGCGAGGAGATCCGCATCGAGACGGTGACCCCGGCCGAAGCCCGCGCCTTCTACCACGAGCAGGGCGGCTGGGCCGCGGCGAACGTCGACTTCCTCTTCGGCTACGAGGACTACTCCGGTGTGGAGTCGGACCCCGACGAGCCCGGCGATGCGGACGAGCCGGAGCAGGCGGAGCCCGAGACGGCCCCGGGCACGGTGACCGCCGACGCGGTCACGGGCCGGGCCCCGCGCTCGTACCTCACCTGGGCGCACGACCACGCCGACGACTTCCGCTGA
- a CDS encoding alpha/beta fold hydrolase, protein MRRGHIAAGATRIRGVAAGFLAATLLGPLVAPAPAQAARAAEPAGQRPVVWTPCAAAAADDPVRCATVTVPVDWADPGGPTLDIAVARRPATAPDRRVGPLLYQPGAAASGVDAVVHNPQLFSAGTTERFDLIGVDPRGTGRSHPVLCDAAAYPADAGTVPATPAAYSRAVEAQKAFVANCRAQTGPVFDHMDARSVARDLDAVRAALGERRLSYYGDSYGTLVGQAYAELFPTRLRAAVWDSNMDHTTDVSRWVAERSAAVEDSFQGFFSWCDRAPSCAQRAGGSARWYDRLRGRAERGELTVTLPGTPPFALDGYLLGTQVAFSFFQRRWPELSRCLGEVDANRPGCLFDGSAAEVPSVPPGKIHYPQSASFCADHRMPVRGFADLVRLRELALANAPHSRLTALAWSGVTDCLGRQDDEVKNPQQPLRLDARAPTILLTNSRHDPSTPHGWARKVSAQAGSRARLLTYEGWGHGNYWVSGCISERVDRYLATSALPPRGASCPAVPEP, encoded by the coding sequence GTGAGACGCGGGCACATCGCGGCCGGTGCGACGAGGATCCGGGGCGTCGCGGCCGGATTCCTGGCCGCGACGCTGCTCGGACCGCTCGTCGCACCGGCCCCCGCGCAGGCGGCGCGGGCCGCCGAGCCAGCCGGGCAGCGCCCCGTCGTCTGGACCCCCTGTGCCGCGGCGGCCGCAGACGACCCGGTGCGCTGCGCCACTGTCACCGTCCCCGTCGACTGGGCCGATCCCGGCGGCCCGACCCTCGACATCGCCGTCGCCCGGCGACCGGCCACCGCACCGGATCGGCGCGTCGGACCGCTCCTGTACCAGCCGGGAGCGGCCGCTTCCGGTGTGGACGCCGTGGTCCACAACCCGCAGCTGTTCTCCGCGGGGACCACCGAGCGCTTCGACCTCATCGGCGTGGACCCGCGCGGCACGGGCCGTAGCCACCCGGTCCTGTGCGACGCGGCCGCCTACCCCGCCGACGCCGGGACCGTCCCCGCCACCCCCGCCGCGTACTCACGCGCGGTCGAGGCGCAGAAGGCGTTCGTGGCCAACTGCCGTGCGCAGACCGGGCCCGTCTTCGACCACATGGACGCCCGCAGCGTCGCCCGCGACCTGGACGCCGTCCGCGCCGCGCTGGGCGAGCGACGCCTGAGCTACTACGGCGACTCCTACGGCACCCTCGTCGGGCAGGCGTACGCCGAGCTCTTTCCCACCCGGCTGCGCGCCGCGGTCTGGGACAGCAACATGGACCACACCACGGACGTCTCCCGCTGGGTGGCCGAACGCTCGGCAGCCGTCGAGGACTCCTTCCAGGGCTTCTTCTCCTGGTGCGACCGCGCCCCGTCCTGCGCCCAGCGCGCCGGAGGGAGCGCGCGGTGGTACGACCGGCTGCGCGGCAGGGCCGAGCGGGGCGAGCTGACCGTCACCCTGCCCGGCACCCCGCCGTTCGCCCTCGACGGCTATCTGCTCGGCACCCAGGTCGCCTTCTCCTTCTTCCAGCGCCGGTGGCCCGAACTCTCCCGCTGTCTCGGCGAGGTCGACGCGAACCGGCCCGGGTGCCTCTTCGACGGCTCGGCCGCCGAGGTCCCGTCGGTGCCGCCGGGGAAGATCCACTACCCGCAGAGCGCCTCGTTCTGCGCGGACCACCGCATGCCGGTACGGGGGTTCGCCGATCTCGTACGGCTACGGGAACTGGCCCTCGCCAACGCTCCGCACAGTCGGCTCACCGCCCTGGCCTGGAGCGGCGTCACCGACTGTCTGGGCCGTCAGGACGACGAGGTGAAGAACCCGCAGCAGCCGCTGCGGCTCGACGCGAGGGCTCCCACGATCCTCCTCACCAACAGCCGCCACGACCCCTCCACGCCGCACGGTTGGGCGCGGAAGGTGAGCGCCCAGGCCGGATCGCGGGCGCGGCTGCTCACGTACGAGGGCTGGGGCCACGGCAACTACTGGGTCAGCGGTTGTATCTCCGAGCGGGTCGACCGCTACTTGGCCACCTCGGCGCTGCCGCCGCGCGGCGCGAGCTGTCCGGCCGTTCCTGAGCCCTAG